In Alicyclobacillus macrosporangiidus CPP55, a single window of DNA contains:
- the flhA gene encoding flagellar biosynthesis protein FlhA, which produces MKRSDLAVMAAVIGIVVMMVIPLNKTLLDVLLVINLFASMTVLMVAMNTKEPLEFSVFPSLLLVTTLYRLALNVSSTRLILTQADAGEVIATFGNFVIGDNIVVGFVVFLILAVIQFIVITRGAERVAEVAARFTLDAMPGKQLSIDADLNAGLITEQEARQRRQTIEREADFYGAMDGASKFVKGDAIASMLIVAINTVGGFIIGMAMHHMDWSTAAHTYTVLSVGDGLVSQIPALLLSTATGLMVTRAASDANLGTDVVKQVLQYPRALFLVAGALGLLGLFTPIGILRTGPVAALAAFIGWRVQRQAAQLQRREQEAALRAKTEEVKKPESVLSLLGVDPIEFEFGYGLIPLVDAKQGGDLLDRVALIRRQLVLELGLVIPVVRLRDNIQLKPSEYVMKIRGVQVAQGEILMGHLLAMSPGPEDPGVGGIPTREPAFGMPAVWIPAEARHRAEAAGYTVVDPSSVIATHLTEVLKRHAHELLGRQETQALLDHVKATAPALVEEVVPGTLTVGQVQRVLANLLQEGVSIRDLVTILETLADAGRTTKDPDVLTEYVRQALARQICQQLRMPGEPLTVVTLAPAVEERLQASLVSSDAGTFLGIDPNVAQQLVRRLREEWTRLQSLGKTPALLTHPQLRLPVRRWLARMLPDMPVLSYNELDPAVAIESGGVVNLT; this is translated from the coding sequence GTGAAACGGTCGGACCTCGCCGTCATGGCGGCGGTCATCGGGATCGTCGTCATGATGGTGATCCCGCTCAACAAGACCCTGCTCGACGTGCTCTTGGTGATCAATCTGTTCGCGTCCATGACCGTGCTGATGGTCGCGATGAACACGAAGGAGCCGCTGGAGTTCTCCGTGTTTCCGTCGCTCCTGTTGGTGACCACGCTGTACCGGCTGGCGCTCAACGTGTCGTCCACCCGCCTGATCCTGACGCAGGCGGATGCCGGCGAGGTCATTGCGACCTTCGGCAACTTCGTCATCGGCGACAACATCGTCGTCGGTTTTGTGGTGTTTTTGATCCTCGCCGTGATCCAATTCATCGTCATCACGCGCGGAGCTGAGCGTGTGGCAGAGGTGGCGGCCCGCTTCACCCTCGACGCGATGCCGGGCAAGCAGTTGTCCATCGACGCCGATCTCAACGCGGGCCTGATCACCGAGCAGGAGGCGCGGCAGCGCCGCCAGACCATCGAGCGCGAGGCGGATTTCTACGGCGCGATGGACGGCGCGTCCAAGTTCGTCAAGGGGGACGCCATCGCCTCGATGCTGATCGTCGCCATCAACACGGTCGGTGGCTTCATCATCGGCATGGCCATGCACCACATGGATTGGTCGACGGCGGCCCACACCTACACCGTCCTGTCCGTCGGCGACGGGTTGGTCAGCCAGATCCCGGCGTTGCTGTTGTCGACGGCGACGGGCCTGATGGTGACGCGGGCGGCGTCGGATGCCAACCTGGGCACCGACGTGGTCAAGCAGGTGTTGCAGTATCCGCGCGCCCTCTTCCTCGTCGCGGGTGCACTGGGTCTGTTGGGGCTCTTCACGCCCATCGGCATCCTTCGGACCGGCCCGGTGGCTGCGCTCGCTGCATTCATCGGGTGGCGCGTGCAGCGCCAGGCGGCACAACTGCAGCGACGGGAGCAGGAAGCGGCGCTGCGGGCGAAGACCGAAGAGGTGAAAAAACCGGAGAGTGTCCTCTCCCTGCTCGGGGTGGATCCCATCGAGTTCGAGTTCGGGTACGGGCTCATCCCGCTGGTGGACGCCAAACAAGGCGGCGACCTCCTGGACCGCGTGGCGCTCATCCGGCGCCAACTGGTGCTGGAACTGGGGCTGGTGATCCCGGTGGTGCGCCTGCGCGACAACATTCAACTAAAACCGTCAGAATACGTCATGAAAATACGAGGAGTCCAGGTGGCGCAAGGAGAAATATTGATGGGACATTTGCTGGCGATGAGCCCGGGTCCGGAGGACCCGGGCGTAGGGGGCATTCCCACGCGCGAGCCGGCCTTTGGGATGCCAGCCGTGTGGATTCCGGCGGAGGCACGCCATCGAGCGGAAGCCGCGGGATACACGGTGGTCGATCCGAGCTCCGTCATCGCGACGCATCTGACCGAGGTGCTCAAGCGACATGCTCACGAACTGCTCGGCCGTCAGGAGACGCAGGCTCTGCTCGACCACGTCAAGGCGACGGCACCGGCACTGGTCGAGGAGGTCGTGCCCGGCACCCTCACCGTCGGCCAGGTGCAACGGGTTCTAGCCAACCTGCTGCAAGAGGGCGTCTCCATCCGCGACCTGGTCACCATCCTCGAAACCCTGGCCGACGCCGGGCGTACGACGAAAGACCCGGATGTCCTGACGGAGTACGTGCGCCAGGCGCTCGCTCGGCAGATCTGCCAGCAATTGCGGATGCCCGGGGAGCCGTTGACGGTCGTGACGCTGGCCCCTGCGGTGGAGGAGCGCCTTCAGGCCTCCCTGGTGTCCTCCGACGCAGGGACGTTTCTTGGGATCGATCCCAACGTCGCCCAGCAACTCGTGCGCCGTTTGCGGGAGGAGTGGACGCGTCTGCAGTCCCTGGGCAAGACGCCGGCCCTGCTGACGCATCCGCAGCTGCGCCTGCCGGTCCGCCGCTGGCTCGCCCGCATGCTGCCCGACATGCCGGTGTTGTCATACAACGAGCTCGATCCGGCGGTGGCCATTGAGAGCGGAGGGGTGGTGAATCTGACTTGA